The Cardiocondyla obscurior isolate alpha-2009 linkage group LG16, Cobs3.1, whole genome shotgun sequence genome segment ttaagtatattattatattaatgttaagtatatttttttatattatctaaaaaatgCCGAAGCGGTGCGTTGTGTTAAATTGTCCAAGTGCAACAAGCAGAGAAAAGTGCATGTCACATTTTTTCaggtaagtaaaaatataaatatatattatataaaaatatatatcaaatataaaaaaaaatatccaaaatatcaaatatactatatatacatatgtaatatatgaaatatatatcaaatatatatttaatattggagttaaaaatatataagataataaaaataataaaaatatataaaataataaaaaataataaaaatatgtaagataataaaaaataataaaaatatgtaagatattaaaaatatataaaataaaaaaaataatacaaaataaaataataaaaatatataagataatttacataaatataaaaaatttagatttccACAAGTAGAAGCTATTCTAGTAAAATGGATTGAAGCAACAGGAAGAAATAATTGGATTCCCACTGAAGCCAGTGTCATTTGTGATTtacactttaaaaaaaatgattttacaaCATCTGAAATAAGAAGACGACTGAAATCAGATGTGATACCttcattatacatacataatgtTCAAACTGTAGTTCAAACAgaagttaataatataacaGAATGCAGCGTACACAATGGTATACTTGTATAATTGtgtatctaaaaatattctgtttttttaactttcttatttttacatttatttgatcATTATACAGtcgtaattatattctttaatacATTTTCAAAGATCCTTTAACTGAAGTCACAAATAACAATGAtctaagaaagagaaaagcttCAGATTTATTACAagatgcaaaattaaaaattaacaaattagaagacgaaaataaaaatttacgagatAAGATacaatttttggaaaaaaaatttgtaaaagaatatgaaactcgaataaataaaataaaaagtcacttccaacagcagcaacaaaaatctgaaaataaattacatataaaaaataaacaattaaaaatattacgagtcCAAGTTAAAAGGAAAGATTGCAAAGTTAAAGAATTgctaacaaaattattaaatatgaatttattaagtaatacgGCACATGATACTctattaaacaattttgaaaatattaaagatttatttataaatgaaagtaaaaataaaaatatatcaccTCATGGAAGACGATATAGCACAGAGGTAAAAAAGTTTGCAGTTACTCTGCACTACCATTCCCCCAAGGCTTATGAATTCTGTAGGTTAGCATGTTTgcatatatttgtatataccTATACCTCTATTTGCATATACCTATACCTCTATACACACGTATATATCAAATTGTTAAACcttgagatatttaattttggtgTTTGCTAAATTCACAGCTTTTCTTATTTGCACAATAACCTGAAGTATTGGCCAAAAGAATGCTTGACTAGAAGCTTTACTAACAAGAACAGCCACTGATATTAATTGAAGTTCCATTCCAACTTTATCTTTACTCTATGCTGTGACAACTACATTTTCATTTGTAAATctgaaaagaaaactttattttaataaatatggcttatgaatatttaatggaGTACTATTACAGAATAGATATACTTAACTTATCTAATAGAATtcctcgtttatttttgtcactaGTCAATGGTTGGTCTTTTAAAGAATTTGCTCAACTTTATTCACATTAAATCAAATTGTTAAACcttgagatatttaattttggtgTTTGCTAAATTCACAGCTTTTCTTATTTGCACAATAACCTGAAGTATTGGCAAAAAGAATGCTTGACTAGAAGCTTTACTAACAAGAACAGCCACTGATATTAATTGAAGTTCCATTCCAACTTTATCTTTACTCTGTGCTGTGACAACTACATTTTCATTTGTAAATctgaaaagaaaactttattttaataaatatggcttatgaatatttaatggaGTACTATTACAGAATAGATATACTTAACTTATCTAATAGAATtcctcgtttatttttgtcactaGTCAATGGTTGGTCTTCCAAAGAATTTCCTCgacttaatttacaataaatcaaaTCGTTAATAAGTATGTTCACACATCATGTTTATCAATTATCGCATCTTCCAGGAATAACTTTAATCCATCTCCTGAATTATTAGTAAATACCTCGTTTTAATACTTGATTGCCATTACTCAAACTTTTGATCTTAATACCGATCGTATAACAACTTACGTTTactttattagttttttatttattacgagatCATCACTCATCACTCATTACCACTAAACTGACACATCAATAAAGACAGTCGATAAATGAAGcagagtcgataaatcaatccacACCATCTAGCGGCgcaaaaacgaaaaggacattttcgtcgtcgacgacgttaAAGATAGAATAAGATTTTACTCTTGCAAGCAaacattttatcgcgatatctttgttTGTAGAAAAcgtagcgaaaaaataaaaatatttttattatataaatcgacCCTAATCTACACAATGAACCTATgtagaaagcgattggttcaGCCATTGTCGAGATCCAAATATGTacgaatttcttaaaatgggTTTCGCGTAAATATAGGCAGGTAgtacgctgcgcctatacttggcgcgaggcactaccgtgcctcttgatccatgtgacctagggcgaggggtaatgatgtcacgcggggagggggggtgttaacggttctgggtccgtgagacctagggcaaggggtaatgacgtcatgcggggagggggtgggtatttataaatcgcccctgtgtcggcgattctaggaacgaattgtttagaaaataataacaacatcgaaactctgaaatgcaatattatttttaaaaatgataagcgtgtcgtcgcgcagcggcatgtttatgcggcatcgcgactttcaaaggagtcgcgatttttttcaaaggagtcgcgattttttaaaaagggtcgtgtggcgtcgtggcggcaacgggcggcgacggcggcggcaagcggcggatcgcaaggtattgcgcccatcgttccctctcgctcgcactcgttcgcgccgcccatcgtctcctctcgctcgcacccgttgaacgcacaagtgtcgcgcgcccagcgtcctctctcgctcgcacccgttgaacgcaaagtatggcgcgctcatcgttccctctcgctcgcacccgttgaacgcacaagtgtcgcgcgcccagcgtcccctctcgctcgcacccgttgaaagCAAAGTATCATGCgccccatcgttccctctcgctcgcactcgttaagcGTGCAAGTATCATCCTCCaactaaagattttttaaatagattttttaaatagattttttaaataatattcatgttgatccgttgcaacggatcaCGCTGTGATCTAGAAAGCAGGCAACCTCACTCATTCTATCGCTCCTCCGTTATCTCTAAATTCCTTAAGTGTAACTCTCTCATTCGTTCACCCTCAAATAAGTTTTTGTTCGCTCGCTCTTattcacgcgtttgtcaccattGACTACGACTCGCGTGATCCTTTTGCGGAGTAtctcgctttgaaatataatattaaacaaaactgTAAACTATGAGGATACATAACTGTGTAGGCTCAGGGCTCAAGTGTTTATtccttttcttattttaacgataagaaaatttttgaagatgTTGCGACGTTGCGACGTTGCAAGGAAGTTTTGTGCCGAGAGGCCAGTACGATTCAAACGTTCGGACAGTTTAGTTTCAATTGACagtgaaaaaagaatatttttgaaaaatggggaaagaaagaatttcggaAGGACTAGATGAAGATATTAGTGAGGACGACTTCAGACCTTTACGCTTTTTTAACTTTGTGAATGATgacaacgatgacaacgatgacaataacgctaatgatgacaataacgctaatgaaGTTTTGGAGGGGCTCGTGCAAAATCATATGGGTGAGGTGGAAGAGGAACatgaaaatagagaaaatcctgagggggaaaatgaagaagaagaatcaGCGTCTGAAGGAGATTTTATGACGGAGATGCAACAAACCTAACCACCGAAATCACCAATCAGACAATGCACTgccgcatctttttttattatactaacgattatctattttactgTATACCATGCTTTATGAAGGAACAGTTATTAGCGCATGAAGACTTTAAAATGGTGAGATGTCACCGCACCGAAACATATGAAGTTCTTCTGGCTGAACAACCCATCTTCTGCGATAAGTGTAAAAATTCAttggcaattattataaactcagATATGTGTCAGTCATGCAATCCATAAATGTCACAAGTGCCTTTGTCGTCACCAGTGCCTTTGTCGTCATCGTCActgtcgtcatcgtcgtcgtttgcCATCATagctcatgttgtttttttatgctcatgtcgtttttatgctcatgtcgttttttatcaattgttGTAATGATTCcttgcttatgttgtttttattaactgCTCATGCGGAAAATAATTCCTTGGACAAAGATAAAGGAGCTCCACGAATTATGGAATCTATAATTGgtaagtattaaaaacaaaaaaaaaaaaattttgttatttatgtataatattattaaaaatttttttctattacagaagaattatttttggtgtGAAGCCGTCACTTTCatcgagaattatttttggtgtGAAGCCGTCACTTTCATCGAATTACAAAAAAGCGTGAAGTCAACGTCACCGGCGCCTTCATCATAATCATCATAATCATTACCATGTTGCACCAggacggtgcaaggggtccgtcctcccggtTCTTATGTATATCCGCGAGGGccaaataaattgtaaacttCTGTTTTACGTAGATGTCCTTTATTTCCCTTTGTTTGTGTTCTCAggcttcgggcagcgttaccccgtTGAAGTAATTATTAGAATGACCCGCGGGCgttcggtggccgcgggttttatacgcgactgttgctaaggcggaaaagcaacagtccgcggattTCGGGCGcataggacagtgaccgcgttcggtcattgcctatgcgaaaagtgcaaggcgtcgatcggtcagcggattccgcgatcggaagatccgatcgacgctggttgttaacccggcctgcGCCTTCGCGTGCGcggccttgctgttgccagggtcgggttacaacaacCATAATCATCATCACCATAATCATCATTGTTATCATTGTCATCATTGTTATCATTGTCatcattgttatattaatcattcatttatgtaaaatcggtataaaataatgtttaaaataatgtttaaaataatgtatattttaaaataatgtatattttaaaaatataatcaaaaatgtaaaaaaatggaaaaaaaaattttcgttttttttttttgaacacCTTGTATTTCTTACTATTCGGTTTCGCGGTCAAGTATCTATTATGCTCTCTCACACTCTATCTCACACTCTATCTCACACTCTTTCTCGCTCTATCTCACACTCATTAGTTTCTTATGGTCAAGTGTCGTTTACGTTCACGCTCGcaccctttcacgctctcactcacATCTCCCTGTTAGCAATCGCTTCAAGATGTGCAACATgcatgctttaaaaaaaatgtgcaaccTGCATGCTTTCGCTAGATACGAATCTTTTCATGCCTGgtggtaaaaaaaacttttttgtattttatggttcacctaaaaaattttttttttttttttttacatatgtacgcttatgcgagaaaaatatattcgttctCCGTCAGTGTCTCACGCTTTCTTATCGTTTATTTTGACCACCGAGTTTGCTTCTCCTTCTTCAACCACTGCGTGAGCAGTGAACACCATACTGTTTCGGCGTCATTCGTTGTCTTAACATCGTATAGAGAAGGATCTCTATGAAGAAATTTTGTGTGGCTTATTCGCTGTTGTAGTTTTGCTGTTGTGGTTTTGCTGTTGTAGTTTTGTTGTTTTGTAATTTTGCTGTTTTTGTACAGAGtattattatacttattaGTGAAAATGGCTTATTTTGGAAAACAAGGTACATatcttataaattacaatttatattgtgGTATGATTATAacgtgttattatattttagagaaaCGTCAGTTatgcgaaaattttattaaagggCGTTGTAACACCAACCAATGTGATCTTCTACATACGTACAAGTATTGTTTTTCATATCAAAATACGACGTGCCACAACAGTACTTGCTTATACTTGCATATTACAAGTGTTGAGCAAGCCCGATACGAACGAACTGGGAAGGCGTCCGATCGGATGAGGACAGAGGTGGGGCGAACCCttcaaaatacaaatatatgcGGCGATTATAAATCTGGAAGATGTCAAAGGGAAAATTGTAATCGGCGACATATTGCACATACTGAAAAAATGGAGTGCATTATTTGCTGCCAGGAAGTATCGAGAGACACATTTGGTGCTGGAAGGTGTAAGCATGTGTATTGCTACACATGTGCCTTAAAATGTGCAGATTATATTCAAACAGAAgatattttaacaatcgaaTGCCCCATGTAAATCTACAGTATCATACGATTtcttatattaacaattttttaccattttttttctgtcattATTACCATTATacactatattttttttttttaccacgtttttcaaataatgcttttgttgtattttgttgtataatcgctttttttgtataatggcttttgatgtattttgattgtataaccgcttttgatgtattttgattgtataaccgcttttgtagttttacagttttttatattttttttgtatttttgtatttttgtatttttgtatttttgtattttgtattttttgtatttttgtatttttatatttttgtattttttgtatttttgtataatcgcttttatattttttctttcattttataatttttatttacgtagtaatattaatataagattaatataagattaatatagTGTAAAACAATGTTCTAGTATTATTAACATGacatttaagataaaaaataaaatttgtcttttttttaattacattgaattgaaaaataaaatttgccttttttttaattacattgatttgttcattatttcattactttaataaacGCAATTTTAAGAGTGTGAGAGcataaaaacgaaattttttttttttttcacttttaacatttttattgattatatattttaaaattgtacattattttctacaaattaaaatcgtaagAGCTTAAACTATtgatgatatattttttaaattgtacattattttctacaaaattagaattgtaataaattaaagctaGTGATGTACaaactattatttataaaaaatgatgtTATCCTATgattttgtaacattttttttgattatatctttttaaaattacaacaatAGCATGATTACAAAAAGCTAATTATATACAACACAGGCTGATTATATACGACACAAGCTAATTATATATGACAAAGGCTAATTAAACGATACAGATTATAAACGATACAGATTATAAACATAATGGCAGTTCCTTTTTTAGTCATTatctggaaaagaaaaaaagtataaattaataaattatcatattaGTTATTAAGATATTGGTTATTAAGATATTGACATGTACTTACATaggtttatttttactttccacGCTTTACAAGTA includes the following:
- the LOC139109113 gene encoding THAP domain-containing protein 1-like; this encodes MPKRCVVLNCPSATSREKCMSHFFRFPQVEAILVKWIEATGRNNWIPTEASVICDLHFKKNDFTTSEIRRRLKSDVIPSLYIHNVQTVVQTEVNNITECSVHNDPLTEVTNNNDLRKRKASDLLQDAKLKINKLEDENKNLRDKIQFLEKKFVKEYETRINKIKSHFQQQQQKSENKLHIKNKQLKILRVQVKRKDCKVKELLTKLLNMNLLSNTAHDTLLNNFENIKDLFINESKNKNISPHGRRYSTEVKKFAVTLHYHSPKAYEFCSFSYLHNNLKYWPKECLTRSFTNKNSH